The stretch of DNA ACAGATTATGCGACACCCTATGCTCATCTGGATATGGCCCATGCAATGGTACATTACatttaacttttcccttttttagTTATGGGCAAGTCGTATAACTTCTGTTCTGTCACTTTGAGCTCTAGCCTAAGGACATATAGCTACTTGGTCATTGTGCAATATGGGAGAAACATGGAGAATCACTATGGAGGTTCAGTTTTAGATTTGGATTATTAGGCATGAAAACCACTTGTTTGGACTAATACTCACAGAAATACATATACTAAGAGAATTTTGCATAATGGTGACagaaaaactatttgaatttGGATTTGGTTCTTGGGCCTGAAAACCATTTCTTCTGACTAATACTATTAATGGAATGGATTTTAAACTCTCGAGGGGATATCCCCCGTCTCTttcatgccatctaaatagttacaAAAACATGGAAAGAATGTgtcaaaatagattaatatgtgatatatcactcaATAAACATTCATGGcggtgacaaaaaaaactagaccCAGTTTTCGTGTGATTCTGTTATGAATACCATTCACTTGATTGTCATACAGGTGTGCATGACTGGCATGACAGTTAAACCATACCGTTTTTATTCCTCTATACCACCTTTCCTTACATGTATGTCAACAAATGTCTACCTGCCGGTCACATGAATCTCCACTCTCCACACCTAGCAAAATTTTCTTCATTAGTAACCTTTTACAAAACCATATAACATGGAATATTACTAAGTTGGCATTTTCCGGATGCTCTATTATAGTTCGAGTTGGTCAGAACCACAAGTGAACAACTACTTGCTTCAAGTAGTCGATTAAATTATCCAAtgtatttcttcttctttctcccttcTGTTTTTCTCTACTGCCTTCTTTTCCATTCCACTTGTGTCTCTGGTGGTAATCGCGGCGATCTTTTTATTCTAATACAATTCAGGGTGGGGAAACTCTCcaccccccccctcccccagtgaccattaaaaaagaaaaaaattccaatatACACATCCCACACTTCCATACTAAGATCAATCTACTCTACTGTAAATCTTATGGTGAATATCCATTCAAATCTTGTATCATGTCTATGTTTCTGCACACACTAAGTTTTCAATGTCTGTGTGGATATTGCTTATTGCAAAAGATGTAAGGATCTGGGAATTGGATACCACACAATGAGAACTGTGTCAAATATGGAATGTGGACTGATTTTTCTCTCAATTTTCGCGTGAAATTTGTTAGCTCAAGTTGTCTTTTGCACTAAAACTCTTGTTACTTTGATCACTGCATTGGTTCTAATCTCAATAGATAAGGTTGGCACTATCTGTTAGAAGTTAACTGAGAATTTCCATGAAATTATACCATGTTTGGGTGTTCTTACAAGTTTTAAGAGTTTCTCACTGTCAGGAATGTGCAACTCTTTCAGCTGTCAGTTCTTGGCACCTATGTTCTGCATCCTCTAATGGTTTTCATTCGTCTGCATTCTGCAGCCTAATACCCTTGAGTCACGTCATCAACCTATGCACAACGACGATCTCCTCCGTCCCCCGTCAGAAGGCCGCACGTCGGGAGGGTTTCTTTCAGGTACTCTGCCATACTTGCGACCTCAGATCCCCCGCACCGGCGACTTGgggcctctcctctcctcagCTAGCCCTCCGTGCTCCGGCAAGCTACACCTCTCCGGCTTGAGGGAGATCTTCACCCAGACCTCGCCCGCCGCACAGTCCAGCACGGTCCAGCCCCTAGCCATTGCTCGGCGCCACATTTTGGTTCTTGGAGTTGTTGCTGCAGGGGTCGTTATTCTCTGCCTGCCTGTGCTTTCTAGTATGTTTATACTAATTTGTGAATTTTCGGTTAGCTGTGGTCTGAATTCGATCTCAATATGCATCTCCATTGATCTTTCTTTGCAGGGGCATATACTTTTCTCTCCAGCATCGACGCGGCTGCTCTCAAATTGGAGCAGCTGCATGATTTCGATGGCTTGGTCTCGCGGTACAATGGAGAGAttgccggcggcagcggattATGGATGAATAGATGGGTCATCGGCGGCGGCATTTTGGCCGGGCTATTTGCTATCGGTGCGAGTAATGTTGGAGGTACGTGTTAGTGTTACGAGTTATGTTGGAGGTACGTTAGATGAACATATTTATCATGCATTAATTTCTGAAATAGATGTAGTGTTTGCCCTCCTCTCAATCTTCCTTCCCAATGCTACCCTGTGACTGACCTGTTCATGGATCGCATTCTGCGTTTGTCAGATCGCCAGGAGCCGTCGATGACCGtacgaccgccgccgctgttcgtacaaccgccgccgccgtcgccgcctgagATCACCCATCCAGGGGTTTATttcctcgtcctcctcatgGGCTTCGCCATCATCTGTATATTCTCTATATCAGTACTACGACATCTGTAGGTGTAGGTCCTAGTTCAAGCCCTCCCTCCCAAGGTCTTTCGCTGGTCCTCAAAAGCGAAAGCTTCTCACCGCATTGTTCTCTGaactctctttcttcttcttcttggtcCTGCGCCATGATCAAATCTTGGTATAGCGGCTGATCGAGCTGATGAGATGGCTATCATGTAGCTAGGGAGTACTCTTGCTTGAGTTGATTGAAGTGGAGTGACAGTGATCACTTGTGACTGAATGACTATACTTACTCACGGCCtcgtatttttgtttttttatgtttataagctaaattttaaatttttaatcttaaatttaaagttaattttaaggtttttctttatagtttattttttagcctttgcttttatatcgtcaagaacatgtgtataaaaattttattcacaaattattttcggtttgtaaaatatattgtttcctttttttactcGAAAAGCAAAACGATGACCACATCACTCTTTTTGgctcttttttttggaagtGTGCTGTATGTACttcatcgtttttttttttgcagaaagTATGTACTTCATCGTTAAGCACTATATTTGTGCATTGCAAAGCAGACTTGCAATGATCCAACAGGGTCTATAGGAATAGGAGTAAGTCTGCAAGGGAATGTTTTGGATCCAAGTACAACAGGCATCTGATTGTTTGCAAAAAATGAGGCGGCATTTTATCGCATTGTTATTTCATTGCTCactgaaaaatatttcaactattaaaataatgaAACACATTTAAATCACAATTTGAAGCCTTTTTGCTTGACAGTATAAAACGTTCGTTTTTCAAAGATAAAACATCGATCTTTGATGTTTCGCCgctaatagaaaaatatttcaccactatataaaaaaacgtttgaatatattaaaatattgaaacaCAATTAGATTATAAATTGAACCATTTAGTCCTCAAGACCTCCACCAATGAAACATCAGTATATTTGTAAGAAATCAAAGATAAGAGCATGAAATAATGCCAAAAAAAACCTAGTGAAACGTCATAAAATACTAATTGAACCATTCAAATAACATTATATCCAACACCGAAAAGAttcattgcaaaaaaaataaaagaatatattttaaaagaaatataaccATATGAAATCTTGTTGTAAAGACTTCATTATAAATCATAGATCAGTATATAATAGAATAAAATTATGTACTTCTAAAACATCCATAACTAATTCTCAGAATTGATTGTCTTTCATATCGAATAAGTCCATGAACCCCAGGTGTCTTTTCAAACAGTGACATCGTGTCCGAGCCCAAACTACGAAGTCGAATGGCCATGAAATTCGGATGGATGGCAGCTCTTGGTTCGAAGAAAAATTAGCAGCTCCCCCGCGCTCTTCCGCCATGAACGCCTTCCTCACATGTCACCACCTTACGCTGCAGGAGGTAAGAAACGGCTCACGTTGGAGGAGCTCAGACAAATGGACGACCCGGCGAGGCTGATGACCGGAACAAAAATAGATCCCTGTTCCAGGGAAGGCTAGGATACACCACAACAAAATTGAGGCACATCTTtattatatactacctctgtttcataatgtaatatgtttgacttttttaattgcaacatctgaccattcgtcttatttaagaatttagaataaatataaaaaaatagtaagtcGTGCTAACCAGCCCTTACCGCATCCGAGAAGGCAAACCCTGCCATAGAGCGAGGTATTAAAAATTGTACTGTAAATACTGCCAATTGCACTACTGTTCATTGGAAATTACactatagatatataaaaaaaatcaatatgcaCCTTTTGAGTTTATTATTACCTCCAAAGAGAGCCTTGACACACACACATAACTTGTTTGATGGATACATGTTGCATCCACCACTGTTAGGTACATCGCTGAAGTAAAATTGCACTAAATAAATGCAGTTGATTAATCTGTGTATGTGATTCTTTTTTACTTGATCCCATTTCTTGGCAATTTGAGAATGTATTCAACATTTATGCCCAGGGTTAACAGACAATGCAGAGTACCAGTTGTACAGAGAGCACAACTTATGATTCCAAAAGATAACACTGGACAGTAATATTACAAGGTAGTACTACTCTGTAATGAAACTTGCACTAGATTGCAACAAAAATTGCACCATCTTCCACACTGCAAAAACACTATATAGAATGTGCTCTGTGCGACCGATGGATGCGTGTGGAGACATGGaagcctattactcttggagttcatgctcctagacggataggcgttgCCCGCAAGCATCCAAGCttgtggatcgcccgggatcaagtttgtgaaggttgacgcctaacctccgcaaggaaaaAGGCAAGTTACTTAGTGAATTCTTGTGCTTCCTCCTAGAATGCTGCCAAGTGGATTGGATTGCAATCTAGGGCTAGGTTGagcgccttgatcttgaccttggtggtcgatcaaggGCTAGCTAGCACCTAGGGTTGAATCCGGTGACTTGAGTCGACCTTGTGGGAGAAAgcaaagagaggaaaaggatcaAGAGGGATCCCGCTCAGTGGAGCGCCTCAGCGGAGAGTAGGGTCGAAGAATCCGAACTTCGGGTAAAACTATCTTGTGTTCTCTTTTGTGCATTTCTTGGTTTCTTGTTGATCGTGCGACTTTTCTATATTCATCTTTCTCACACATACACTACACGTTCTCACGAACTACACCAAGAAAGGAGGGCTTGAAAATCCCTCCTTTCACTGACcagacggtccggtgttcatagccggacggtccggcaaGAACTCTCGTCCTAACCCGAGAGCCCCGGCCGGACGGTCGCCCCCTGagcccggacggtccggccctaCTGACCGTTGCGTTCAAGAAAATGTTTCAGGTagcctattcaccccctctatTCTTCTGAAAAGGCTTAATCGCTTGAAGTGATCCAAGATGGGAGACAAGACTAGCGACGCTTCCAACATCAACCTTGAGGGAGGAGAAGGTTCGACGGAGAAAGCTGAGAGCTCTAGGAAGAGAGCAATTTTTGAGTTTGATTACTCTAAACTAAACTCTTCTTCCTCTAATGTATCTTTGTCTTCCCGTTGCGATCCTCTCTTTGATGGGACTCATTATGGTGCATGGAAGCACAAAATAAGGCTCTACCTAATCTCTTTACATACTAGTGTTTGGAAGTTTGTGTGCACAGATGTGAGCGACATAACGGACGATGAGGATGATCTTACTCCAGCTCAAGAGCTTCTCATCCACTGCAATGCTCAAGTGGCAAGTGTAATCCTCAACTCCTTGAGTCCGGAGGAGTTCAACAAAGTGGATCAACTTGATGAAGCCAAGGAAATTTGGAACACTCTTTGGGTGGCTCATGAAGGATCTAGGGAAGTTCGTGAATCCAAGATTGAACTTCTTGAAGGAAGGCTTGGAAGATTCATCATGGAAGATGATGAAACAGCTCAAGAGATATATGAACGCATGATGGTCCTTGTAAAGAAGATCTATGGGCTTGGAAGTGAAGATATGACGGATCATGTGGTGGTGAAGCGCTTGCTCCGGGCCATCTCACCAAGGAACCCCACCTTGGTGACCTTAATCCGTGAGTCAAGCGGATTCAAGAGGATGACTCCTAGCGATGTGCTATCAAGAATCATATCACATGAGCTCTTAGAAGAAGAAGCTAAGAAAGTCAAGAAGtacgccaccaccgccgctcaAGTCAAGAACAATGAGGTGGCCTTCAAAGCAAAAGCAAGGAGCTCCAAGATCCAAGAGGAAAGCTCAAGTGACTCGGAGAGTGAGGATGAAGAACTCGCTCTCGTAGTCCACAAGTTCAATAAGTTTCTTCGCAAGAAGAGCCATGGAAGAAGGGATGAAGATCGATCTAAGCGACAATCCAAGAAAGCTTGCTATGAATGCAAAGAATTTGGGCACTTCATAGCGGATTGTCTCAAGCTAGCCAAGAATAAGGAAAGCAAGAGCAAAATCAAGTACTTCAAGAAGAAGCCCAGAAGAGCACACGTTGGTGAAGAGTGGTTTTCaagcgacgacgaggatgacAAGGAAGAGGAGTCCAAGGCAAGTTGCTCCAAAAGCAAAGGCATCACCACCGTGGCCATCTCTTCATCAAGCTCAAAGCGACTCTTCCCCAACTTGAGTGACGACGACAATGATCACGTTATGCTTCATGGTGCAAGGGCACAAGGTATTCCTTACCCCTAAGCATAGTGATGATtctagtgatgatgatgatgtagaccatgatgatgatgatgctatgCTTAGGGATTTTAGCAAACCTGCTCTTATTCATATTGCTAA from Oryza brachyantha chromosome 12, ObraRS2, whole genome shotgun sequence encodes:
- the LOC107305391 gene encoding uncharacterized protein LOC107305391 isoform X2 produces the protein MSSLFHDVSDNHGADGRQKQQRQVEPEDQQETSATSTGSQTMVATPPTDYATPYAHLDMAHAMPNTLESRHQPMHNDDLLRPPSEGRTSGGFLSGTLPYLRPQIPRTGDLGPLLSSASPPCSGKLHLSGLREIFTQTSPAAQSSTVQPLAIARRHILVLGVVAAGVVILCLPVLSRAYTFLSSIDAAALKLEQLHDFDGLVSRYNGEIAGGSGLWMNRWVIGGGILAGLFAIGASNVGGTC
- the LOC107305391 gene encoding uncharacterized protein LOC107305391 isoform X1; this translates as MSSLFHDVSDNHGADGRQKQQRQVEPEDQQETSATSTGSQTMVATPPTDYATPYAHLDMAHAMPNTLESRHQPMHNDDLLRPPSEGRTSGGFLSGTLPYLRPQIPRTGDLGPLLSSASPPCSGKLHLSGLREIFTQTSPAAQSSTVQPLAIARRHILVLGVVAAGVVILCLPVLSRAYTFLSSIDAAALKLEQLHDFDGLVSRYNGEIAGGSGLWMNRWVIGGGILAGLFAIGASNVGDRQEPSMTVRPPPLFVQPPPPSPPEITHPGVYFLVLLMGFAIICIFSISVLRHL